The genomic region GCTCTCcatggaggggggaggtggggaggagggctcaGCATTCCAGACTACTTTGACCTTGTGGCCCCAGTTTCTGCTGGACTTTTATGACTGAGGCAGGAAGGACACCACAGAGTCTTGCACAAACAAAGGCTTCAGCCCAGAAGTGGGGCTTCTGCTCACAACCCATTACCTTCAACTATCTCATGAGACCCTAAACTGCAAGCAGAAAACTATAACCAGTCTTCTTTATACTCTTCACTAGACTATAAGTCCTGTGAGGGTCTATCTTTAGCTCTTTTATTCACCACTATATTCTCAGTCTAGACGAAACAGTTCCTGGGCACGTAAAAGGCCCCCATGAAATTGAATGAATGTAGCACCAGGAAGATGTCCACATGTATCCTGGGATGAGACAGAGTACCCGAAGCCTAAGGATGAGGGTGATGGGTAAAAGCTATGCAGACGAAAGCTTTTAAAGTTGGCTGTGCCTAAGAAATAATACTTGATATTGTTCATCTtcgggaagaaaacaaaatcctgcTGAGAGCACCAGATCCACAGCTCAGGTGACTTACACCATAAAGTACTGAGGCCAAGGACCAAATCAACTGAGCAACATcaccaccagcagtgcacaactCCTGAAAGGAGCTGAAAATAGCCATAAACACAACTGCTTTCTTACTGCAGTCAGTCTGCCCAGCACATCACTGGGGAACAGGGGAAAGGGAAGCAAATGCACACTGATTGAGCATCTACCACTGGCCAAGCTGTGAGGTGCCTTTCATTCATCAATCCCTATAGTCCCTAGAATAACCCTGAGTTGAAacagttttctctctttcacagAACACATGGAGACCTAAGTGTTTTGGGAACCAATCAAGCCACAAGAACGTTTTGTAAGTTAGAAGTAGATACAACACAATGTCATTCAGCCTGGTCCTGCAGGGATAACGTACACACCCTGCTAACCCTGCCTTCAGACCTCCCTGATGCAGCTAGCTGGCAGCCAACGGACCCACTGGCAATAGGGTCTTGAACAAGTCCCGTATCTGAGCCTTAACTTCATCGTTTATAAGGTATTTGGGAGAAATCATTTAACCCCCTTCAACCCCCTTCTTGATACAACCTAAAAGCTCTAACAGGAACACATGTCACTGCTGTAGGTAGGAGTTCTAAGAAGATCCACAGCCCGGAGAGATGTTCAGCCATCTATATCATTTATCAGCTAAGGCTGTTGTTAAATGCTGTGTAGAGACAGGCAGACCCTGCCTGCTTAATAATAGTTTACAGTGTAAGACAACCAACGTGAACGTAGAGTCACCCATCCTCGTCCACCACTCAGCATTAGTTCCCAAACCTTTCCTCTTGGGAACCCAATCTTTTGCCACACCCAGTGAACCACATCCTGCCTGCAGCACACACTCCAGTTTTGAAACAACCCTCTTTGTTCTTATAAATGAAAGCCAAATTAAAAAGCCAGCAAACAAAAACCTGATTTGATCCTGAACTTCCATAAATATCCATTTAGGTCCCAGTAAAGTGCTAATATTTATGGTTGACACTGAGGGGAGAAAATGTCGTTTCTTTTATTGCAGACAATCTTCTTTACATGTAATACATAATCCATGGCTAAAAATTCCAACCCGTTTCCATATGATCTTGATGTTTTCCTCTATCAAACACCACCAATGAGAGGTGTAAGTTACTACAGTTACTTCTTGCAGATTCTCTAGTGGTGAAGTAAACAGCATTTCATCACAGTAAAAATGGTGCTAAAAGGAATCAAGAGCTAAAATGTTCAAGAATGAACTCAAATGATATCCAACTTGGGGAACAGTGTCCAATgacaaaggagaggaagaaaatccAATTTGGTTTTTGGAAAACTTAACAGACCTCATTTTTGTGTCACAGGGCTCTTGAAATTGGTAAGCCTACTACCCTGAAGGCAATGGTATCCAATTAAACATGCAGgttattctttcttgttttggaaGACCATGCTACAAATGTTTCTATCATGTTTAAAGTGGCTGGAAGATCAATGTAAAACCAACAATATGATGATCACAGAAGACTGACTAATTCATGGATGTATTTGCTATTTGAAGCTGAATTTGCTAATTGCCAAGCATAATCATGAAATAGTACATTCTCTACTCAGAATGTTCTTTGAACACCTTTCTTGCTAGGAATTCCCTTAAGTTTTATTAGTAATACTGTAATTAGTACAGAACTAATGCACCCCCTGCAGAGTCAACCTTGATTCCTTTCTGAGAAACATGTTTATATCCCCAAATTTTCCATTGATGAATTATTCATGcttcataattttgtatttttcataaacCTGAGGGTTAAGCTCTACTTGGTGAATTTCTTCAGACTTAGGACACTGGATAGGCTTCTGTTCAGTGGTggcatttctgtttttaagaaggCTGGACTGCCTGCTAAAGTTTCTCATGCTTATGCTACATGTGGGTTCTCCGGTGTTTACTAAGGTGGGAATTCTGACTGAATTTCTTTCCACATACATAACACATaaagggtttctctccagtgtgagttctTTGGTGTGTACGGAGATTTGAATTTTGACTGAAGCTTTTCCCACACCAGGAGCATTTATATGGTTTTATTCCTTGGTGTATTGTTATGTGCTTATTAAGATCTGATTTCCCTCTAAAGCTCTTACCACAATGTTGACATTTATACGGCTTCACTTCTGTgtgaatttttttgtgtttagTAAGATCAGAGGTAAGTCTGAAGTTTTTCCTGCACTCCTGGCATGTAAAAGGCTTCTCTACTGCACGGGCTTTCTTGTGAAGATCCATAAGTCTCTGCAGCTCTTCTTCCCAGATTGAAAGTTCCTTTGTTTGATTAACTGGAAACTCTTGATGCCACTTCCCCATCCTGTGTGATTCACCATGATTTTCTTTGCCTGTTGTTTTCTGGGGAACTTTCACTCGGGTCTTTTTTGATACTATGTCTCCTGGTGCTTGTATTTCTAAGTCAGAAAGACACACAGGCTGATGGTTTTCAATGTCAGTTTTGACCTTTAACCCTGTGGGAATAAACATAACAATCAGCCAACTGTATAGCAAAGCAAAACTAcaggaatggagagaaaaatcCAATGATTACTGATTCACAAAATATAGATATGCAGAATTTGAAATGCTAAGGTTGCTATCAAGGCACATTTGTCCTCTTCCCATGGTATATTTACCTGTAGGCAGCCCTCCAGGGCTGTTCTTGAACTCCAAGGGCCCTTGAATCCATGGCTCTTCCCCTTGCTCTAGATAGGAGATCACTTTAGGTTTGGGGAGCACAAATAGTGctgtgaaatggaaaaaaggagGTCAAGGACTGGCAACTCAACAACTGTCCACCAACTCCACACTATTTCAGGAAGAGCAAAGGACAGTTTACAGTACATTACCCAATGGTCAAATGGGTGGACTCTCCTATCCAGTTTCAGGATTATACTATACTCCATTTGTGGGTGGATACACAACGTAGAGATGGAGAAATAAACCTAAGCTGGACCCATGTAGAGGATAAAGGGCATGGGAATCCATCTACAATGCCCCTCTTCTGCCACCAAGATTACCCTATATTTGAACAATGTTGAACCAAACCCCAGAGTCGGCAGGGAATACAGGTTAGTCCTATTAATTCCTTAGGATTAGCCCAAGTCTAGCAGAGCAAGGTGAAGATCAGTGGGCTGCATATCATATGCACTAGTGATTCCTGTGATGACAACAATAACTTTttacttagcttttttttttttttttagaatacatttatttatttttagagagagacagtgcaagcACAGGTGTAcaagcacacaagtggggggaggggcagaggaagagaatcttcaagtagactcccctcAGGGTGCGGAGCCCAACAAAGGGTTTGATCTAAAACTCATAAGATTGTGAccctagctgaaatcaagagtcaaaggtttaaccaactgagccacccaggtgctcctacttTTTACTTAGCCTTTAAGCACCACACACTGGACTAGGAAAGATTCCTCCCACTCCTATAGTTCACTGGTTCTTGTCCAGATGGAAGAAACAGACCAGAATTACTTAATGAAACTTTTCTAAATATACATCGCCAAGTTGGGGAAGTAttcatcactcattcattcaaacaatATGTACTGACTGGCTATAATGTGCCAGGAACTCTCTTTGGGCTAATGATATAGTGGTGATTAAGCCAAAGCACCCTGATCTCATGGGATCTCACCTTCTGGTGGGACGAGACAACCAAACAGCAATAAATAAAGTTGTCAGCAcgtaataaatattttgaagaaaactaAGGCAGGATAACTCAGCATTtaaggttctgtttctctgggggcgcctgggtggctcagtcgttaagcatctgccttcggctcaggtcatgatcccagggtcctgggatcaagccccgcatcgggctccctgctcagcgggaagcctgcttctccctctccctctacttgtgttccctctctcgctgtctctctgtcaaataaataaataa from Halichoerus grypus chromosome 6, mHalGry1.hap1.1, whole genome shotgun sequence harbors:
- the LOC118534641 gene encoding zinc finger protein 75D isoform X1, whose amino-acid sequence is MSHDEFWTIHQALQEQLSWNSRKETEPVCETAMPVHQILAFSEKTNTKDWTMAPELLLPESQSLLTFEEVAMYFSQEEWELLDPTQKALYNDVMRENYETVISLAVPVHQILAFSEKTNTKDWTVAPEFVLPESQSLLTFEEVAMYFSQEEWELLDPTQEALYNDVMRENCETVISLALFVLPKPKVISYLEQGEEPWIQGPLEFKNSPGGLPTGLKVKTDIENHQPVCLSDLEIQAPGDIVSKKTRVKVPQKTTGKENHGESHRMGKWHQEFPVNQTKELSIWEEELQRLMDLHKKARAVEKPFTCQECRKNFRLTSDLTKHKKIHTEVKPYKCQHCGKSFRGKSDLNKHITIHQGIKPYKCSWCGKSFSQNSNLRTHQRTHTGEKPFMCYVCGKKFSQNSHLSKHRRTHM